From Saccharomycodes ludwigii strain NBRC 1722 chromosome IV, whole genome shotgun sequence, one genomic window encodes:
- the GCV1 gene encoding glycine decarboxylase subunit T (similar to Saccharomyces cerevisiae YDR019C | GCV1 | GlyCine cleaVage), producing MSFVFKRLSSTATPIRKTALYELHTSLGGTMVPFAGYSMPVKYAKQTHIQSHNWTREHAGLFDVSHMLQSSLSGPEATKFLHKITPTDFSKVPLNQGTLSVLLLPETGGIVDDTLITKQKDDQYYIVTNAGCIEQDTKFFRNQLKDSGFNCNWEPISGRALLALQGPTAHLALKKLVKNSDGLDHLFFGCRKNFQLNNGVDVEIARCGYTGEDGFEISIPNEKSMEFAEALLRDAEVEPIGLAARDSLRLEAGMCLYGHELNTDITPVEASLNWVISKSRRGEGGSCTEKFNGFSKIMDQLNNKSYNRVRVGFQYLTRGAAARHETRIFDADGKREIGVVTSGSASPSLQHTNIGQAFVERGLHKKGTKLTVQVRNRFYPIEIVRMPFVPTHYYKPNY from the coding sequence ATGTcgtttgtttttaaaagattaagCAGTACCGCTACTCCAATAAGGAAAACTGCTTTATATGAATTGCACACCTCATTGGGCGGTACTATGGTTCCCTTTGCGGGTTATTCTATGCCAGTAAAGTATGCCAAACAGACTCACATTCAATCCCACAATTGGACAAGAGAACACGCTGGATTATTTGATGTTTCTCATATGTTACAAAGCTCTCTAAGTGGTCCAGAAGCTACCAAGTTTTTACATAAGATAACGCCAACAGATTTTTCTAAAGTGCCATTAAATCAAGGTACGTTGAGCGTCTTATTACTACCTGAAACTGGTGGTATTGTTGATGATACTTTGATTactaaacaaaaagatGATCAATACTACATTGTTACCAATGCTGGTTGTATTGAACAAGACACGAAATTTTTTAGAAATCAACTAAAAGATTCTGGTTTTAATTGTAATTGGGAACCTATTTCTGGCAGAGCCTTGTTAGCGCTACAGGGACCAACGGCTCATTTAGCTTTGAAGAAActtgttaaaaatagtgATGGATTAgatcatttatttttcggTTGCCgcaaaaattttcaattgaaCAATGGTGTGGATGTAGAAATTGCTAGGTGTGGCTACACTGGTGAAGATGGATTTGAGATTTCTATTCCAAATGAGAAAAGTATGGAATTTGCTGAGGCCTTGCTAAGGGATGCAGAAGTTGAACCAATCGGACTAGCCGCTAGAGACAGTCTAAGATTGGAAGCCGGAATGTGTTTGTACGGACATGAGTTAAACACCGATATCACACCAGTAGAGGCTTCATTAAACTGGGTTATATCTAAAAGTAGAAGGGGAGAAGGAGGAAGTTGTACTGAAAAGTTCAATGGGTTCTCAAAGATCATGgatcaattaaataataaaagctACAATAGAGTTAGAGTTGGGTTTCAGTATTTGACAAGGGGTGCAGCTGCCAGACACGAAACAAGAATATTTGATGCTGATGGGAAAAGGGAGATTGGTGTAGTTACTAGTGGAAGTGCGTCTCCATCCTTGCAACACACAAACATTGGTCAAGCTTTCGTAGAAAGAGGTTTACATAAAAAGGGTACTAAATTAACTGTTCAAGTTAGAAACAGATTTTACCCGATTGAAATTGTACGCATGCCATTTGTACCAACTCATTATTACAAACCAAATTACTAA
- the QDR3 gene encoding Qdr3p (similar to Saccharomyces cerevisiae YBR043C | QDR3 | QuiniDine Resistance), with product MNHLHSEEDNNSSRMSISQSIVSSIERYDANDYSENLQNNIKDQQPTQYYANNASHDENDNIGKGAEPTDENLSLEKSVTNLRKNKELLVPRKKRRGLLAQLAIVPEYKDARDYPPAVKKFIVFLVAYASIMGPMGTSIIFPCINEIVEDFNTTTIKVNVSVGIYLLSLGIFPLWWSSISEFRGRRTVYVISFTLLFAFNIGCGLCKNIESFIILRVLCGGSSASVQSVGAGTIADLYAPEQRGKNLGLYYLGPLMAPLLSPIFGSLLVNRWSWKSTQWFMVILAGVNVILLILLLPETLRLQDNKQAIINALRERKEASRKHNLEVAAAAAAAASNSSTSTSTAVSEEDVEYFKMHINDNNKTATTKYKDDEEETGNNYNNNGKKKDHDQVNIDERVIERVLTSNRENTLTNEEYNEDNNSEDEQNLPPILDPLTPQITKITTRNRHDINLEKELREQNMEKVLTEIDVEIGQEQETNEDTEEKKSNWKHTLYIYLIKPLKSVVFLKYPPVALAIAFSSITFSCVYFVNITVEYSYSRSPYNFRPLYIGLLYIPNSVTYILASIFGGKWVDQLLVDYKKKHGYLAPQARISYNVVASVIAFPVSLIIFGWCLDKKQHWVTPLVGTALFGFASMMTIGAVVSYLVDSLPGRGATGVALNNLIRQIFAAVAVFVDEPMLLGMTTGWAFTMLAFIVLGSSVVLIILKKKSDYWSEHYDLEHLYEIVSR from the coding sequence ATGAATCATCTGCACTCGGaagaagataataatagctCTAGAATGTCTATATCGCAAAGTATAGTGTCATCCATAGAGAGATATGATGCTAATGACTATAGCGAAAATTTGCAGAATAACATAAAAGATCAGCAGCCCACTCAATACTATGCTAATAATGCTAGCCATGATGAAAACGATAATATCGGCAAGGGTGCTGAGCCTACCGATGAAAACCTATCGTTAGAAAAATCTGTAACcaatttaagaaaaaacaaagagcTTTTAGTGCccagaaagaaaagaagaggatTATTAGCTCAGTTAGCAATTGTGCCTGAATATAAAGATGCTCGAGATTATCCACCTGCAGTTAAGAagtttattgtttttctaGTGGCATATGCTTCTATCATGGGTCCTATGGGTACTTCAATCATTTTCCCCTGTATAAACGAGATTGTCGAAGACTTCAATACAACAACTATTAAAGTTAATGTTTCGGTTGGTATCTATTTATTAAGTTTGGGTATTTTCCCATTATGGTGGAGTAGTATTTCCGAATTTCGTGGCAGAAGAACGGTTTACGTAATTTCTTTTACTCTATTGTTTGCTTTTAATATTGGCTGTGGTCTTTGTAAAAATATCgaaagttttattatacTAAGAGTGTTATGTGGTGGGTCCAGTGCCAGTGTTCAAAGTGTGGGTGCTGGTACCATTGCTGATTTATATGCTCCCGAGCAAAGGGGTAAGAATTTAGggttatattatttaggCCCATTGATGGCCCCGCTTTTATCACCAATTTTTGGGTCATTATTAGTTAACAGATGGAGTTGGAAATCTACTCAGTGGTTTATGGTTATTTTAGCTGGGGTTAACGtgattttattgattttactGTTACCGGAAACTTTAAGACTTCAAGATAACAAACAAGCCATTATAAATGCATTAAGAGAAAGGAAAGAGGCTAGTAGAAAACATAATTTAGAAgtagcagcagcagcagcggCAGCAGCATCAAATTCATCTACTTCAACTTCTACTGCTGTTTCGGAAGAAGATGTcgaatattttaaaatgcACATcaacgataataataaaactgcCACTACTAAATATAAAGATGACGAAGAGGAAACAGGCAACaattataacaataacggCAAGAAGAAAGACCACGACCAAGTCAATATTGATGAACGTGTTATTGAGAGGGTTTTAACATCTAATAGAGAGAATACTCTAACAAACGAAGAATACAACGAAGACAATAACAGCGAGGACGAACAAAATCTCCCACCTATTTTAGATCCCTTAACCCCGCAAATCACCAAGATAACAACACGCAACAGACATGATATCAACCTAGAAAAGGAGTTGCGCGAACAAAACATGGAAAAAGTGCTAACAGAAATAGACGTGGAAATAGGACAGGAACAAGAAACTAATGAAGATActgaagaaaagaaatctAATTGGAAACACACGTTATACATTTATCTGATAAAACCTTTGAAATCAGTTGTTTTCTTGAAGTATCCTCCCGTTGCGTTAGCTATTGCATTCTCCTCAATCACATTTTCATGTGTGTATTTTGTGAACATAACAGTGGAGTATTCATATTCAAGATCCCCATATAATTTCAGACCGCTATATATCGGTCTATTATATATTCCAAATTCTGTCACCTATATTTTAGCCTCTATTTTTGGTGGTAAGTGGGTTGACCAACTATTGGTTgactacaaaaaaaaacacggATATTTGGCTCCACAGGCTCGTATTTCTTATAATGTTGTTGCGTCAGTTATTGCATTCCCTGTATCGTTGATTATATTTGGTTGGTGTTTGgataaaaaacaacactGGGTTACACCATTGGTTGGGACTGCGTTGTTTGGGTTTGCATCGATGATGACTATCGGTGCCGTTGTTTCTTATTTAGTTGATTCCTTGCCTGGAAGAGGTGCCACCGGTGTTGCATTGAATAACTTAATTAGGCAGATTTTTGCTGCAGTTGCTGTGTTTGTCGATGAACCAATGCTTCTAGGTATGACAACAGGCTGGGCTTTCACAATGTTAGcatttattgttttgggTAGTAGTGTGGTTTTAATTAtcttaaagaaaaaaagtgacTATTGGAGCGAGCATTATGATTTAGAACACTTGTATGAAATTGTTTCAAGATGA
- a CDS encoding lysophospholipid acyltransferase family protein (similar to Saccharomyces cerevisiae YBR042C | CST26 | Chromosome STability (paralog of YDR018C | probable membrane protein with three predicted transmembrane domains)) yields the protein MDALKKIIKYIITFLVIVVFLYNAFIITFSQLFINFFFSKNPIKRQESLNLTKKRFILLLVTIYSVVAHSKIRLTIDTTTINPNAIALDPKTKLIKTHLASTSVIMSNHQIYTDWVFLWWITYTSNLAGSVYIMLKKSLEYIPILGYGMRNYRFIFMSRKWNLDKVNLHNHLTELNTDALGCGRLSGNLPKRVSIEGEFDWGQNTVSNLNSIHWPYSLILFPEGTNLSEHTRSKSAQFAKKIDLEPYENVLVPHTTGIREVLLKLRQSCEYVYDSTIGYSAVKKEEYGQDVYKLFDIFLKGKAPKIVDIHMRAFKLSDIPIDDEEEFNDWIFNIWREKDAFMNYYYQNGDFSTLPNTKSITSICGVTTYEYIAILFLPVTTTVLLFGVILKKLCPFF from the coding sequence ATGGatgcattaaaaaaaataatcaaatatataataacgTTCTTAGTTATTGTAGTTTTCCTTTATAATgcctttattattacatttTCGCAGCTatttattaacttttttttctcaaaaaatccaataaaaagacaagaatctttaaatttaacTAAGAAAAGATTTATTCTGTTATTAGTTACCATCTACAGTGTAGTGGCTCACTCCAAAATACGTTTAACTATTGACACGACTACTATTAATCCAAATGCTATTGCATTGGATCCAAAAactaaattaataaaaacacatTTGGCCTCTACCTCAGTCATAATGTCAAATCATCAGATATATACGGATTGGGTTTTCTTATGGTGGATTACCTATACGTCTAACCTAGCTGGATCTGTATATATTATGCTGAAAAAATCTTTGGAATATATTCCAATTTTAGGTTACGGTATGAGAAATTATAGGTTTATTTTCATGAGCAGGAAGTGGAATCTGGATAAAGTCAATTTACATAATCATTTGACCGAATTGAACACGGATGCCTTAGGATGCGGTAGGCTAAGTGGAAATTTACCTAAAAGAGTTTCCATTGAGGGAGAATTTGATTGGGGCCAGAATACCGTTAGCAATCTAAATAGTATTCATTGGCCATACAgcttaattttatttcccGAAGGTACTAATTTAAGTGAGCATACCAGATCAAAAAGCGCCCAATttgctaaaaaaattgatctTGAACCCTATGAGAATGTCCTAGTGCCACACACAACTGGGATACGAGAAGTATTATTGAAGTTGAGACAGAGCTGTGAATATGTTTATGATTCTACCATAGGTTACTCCGCTGTGAAGAAAGAAGAGTATGGCCAGGATGTTTATAAAttgtttgatatttttttgaagggGAAAGCTCCCAAAATTGTAGATATTCATATGAGAGCATTCAAATTATCTGACATTCCAATAGACGACGAAGAAGAATTCAATGATTggatatttaatatatggAGAGAAAAAGATGCCTTtatgaattattattaccagaATGGTGACTTCAGTACTTTGCCAAATACTAAGTCAATAACCAGTATTTGCGGGGTTACCACATATGAATATATtgcaatattatttttgccaGTAACCACAACTGTATTGCTATTTGGTGTTATTTTAAAGAAGTTGTgtccatttttttaa
- the FAT1 gene encoding long-chain fatty acid transporter FAT1 (similar to Saccharomyces cerevisiae YBR041W | FAT1 | FATty acid transporter): MFKIILKLIKTLLFPILTLLHWITKNYSHIFANLYDYFDSKTRLREDFHIAPYFFIALFSYIKSLIITKKFQYWYIFESKVSKHPKKLCLVYPNLQANGDFNIEQYTYKEVYDIVLRLSYYLHNDLNIKEAEIVGMYYTNKPTFIFFWLALWNLGAIPAFMNYNSTGAPLIHSLKIANIKHVLIDPETIDVFTLNKPDIMQNFPYIKLHEINEDSLYSNVLFNAEKYPKFRQSDKIRSPKTLTDYSPACLIYTSGTTGLPKSAIMSWRKACLGCSLFGRIYHMNGKNSVVFTAMPLYHSTAALLGVCAVFSQGGCVALSHKFSASTFWKQVYLTKATHVQYVGEICRYLLNTKPSQYEQLHNVKIAYGNGLRPDIWTDFKKRFNIPVIGEFYASTEAPFATTSYQTGDFGVGACRNYGPLVTWFLSYEQRLVKMDPNDSAKVYRDPQDGLCRDPEIGEPGEVLMRIFFPKKPETSFQGYLGNKSATDSKVLRDVFRNGDAWYRSGDLLKSDKYGLWYFVDRMGDTFRWKSENVSTKEVEDQFMHTALGEKCIDEIVVVGLKVLNFEGKCGFACISLKKDGSNFQSVEQRVEFLNKILETLNKNLPKYALPVFVKFVDEIEHTDNHKIKKTSYSNQMLPHGSGNNETLYFLRNYKKYQELTDKDWDDIKNNIIKL; the protein is encoded by the coding sequence TGATTCAAAAACAAGATTAAGAGAAGATTTCCACATTGCtccttattttttcatAGCACTATTTTCATACATAAAGTCATTAattattaccaaaaaattCCAATATTGGTACATCTTCGAATCGAAGGTTTCTAAACACCCTAAGAAATTATGTTTAGTCTATCCTAACTTACAAGCCAATGGTGATTTCAATATTGAACAATACACCTATAAAGAAGTTTATGATATTGTTTTAAGACTATCCTATTATTTACACAACGATTTGAATATCAAAGAAGCTGAAATTGTAGGAATGTACTACACCAATAAGccaacttttatttttttttggttggCTTTATGGAATTTGGGTGCCATCCCAGCTTTTATGAATTACAACTCAACTGGTGCACCATTAATTCATTCCTTAAAGATTGCCAACATTAAACATGTTTTAATTGATCCTGAAACTATTGACGTATTTACCCTGAATAAGCCAGATATTATGCAAAATTTCCCCTATATTAAGTTACATGAAATCAATGAAGACAGCTTATATTCCAATGTATTGTTTAACGCAGAAAAGTATCCTAAGTTTAGACAGTCAGATAAGATAAGATCGCCCAAAACTTTGACTGACTACAGTCCTGCCTGTTTAATTTATACAAGTGGTACAACAGGGTTACCGAAATCAGCCATTATGTCATGGCGCAAAGCTTGTTTGGGTTGCAGTCTATTTGGTCGTATTTACCATATGAATGGAAAAAACAGTGTTGTTTTCACTGCAATGCCTCTATATCATTCAACAGCTGCATTATTGGGTGTTTGTGCAGTCTTTTCTCAGGGTGGCTGTGTCGCGTTATCTCATAAATTCAGCGCAAGTACGTTTTGGAAACAAGTTTATCTAACAAAGGCCACCCATGTCCAATACGTTGGTGAAATTTGTCGTTACTTATTGAATACAAAGCCCAGCCAATATGAACAGTTACATAACGTGAAAATTGCTTATGGTAATGGTTTACGTCCCGATATATGGactgattttaaaaaaagatttaatatCCCTGTTATTGGTGAATTTTATGCCTCCACCGAAGCACCATTTGCTACAACCTCCTATCAAACAGGAGATTTTGGTGTTGGTGCTTGCAGAAATTACGGACCATTGGTAACTTGGTTTTTATCTTACGAGCAAAGGTTAGTTAAAATGGATCCAAATGATAGTGCCAAAGTGTATAGAGATCCTCAAGATGGATTATGTAGAGATCCTGAGATTGGTGAGCCAGGAGAAGTTTTGATGaggattttttttccgaAAAAGCCAGAGACTTCTTTCCAGGGCTATTTAGGCAATAAAAGTGCTACTGATTCTAAAGTTTTAAGAGATGTGTTTCGTAATGGAGACGCTTGGTACAGATCCGGTGACTTGTTGAAAAGTGATAAGTATGGATTGTGGTATTTTGTCGATAGAATGGGTGATACTTTTAGATGGAAATCGGAAAACGTTTCTACAAAGGAAGTTGAGGACCAATTTATGCATACTGCTCTTGGTGAAAAGTGTATTGATGAAAtagttgttgttggtttgaaagttttaaatttcgAAGGTAAATGTGGGTTTGCATGTATcagtttgaaaaaagatggGTCTAATTTTCAAAGTGTTGAACAACGtgttgaatttttaaacaaaattctGGAAACATTAAATAAGAATTTGCCTAAGTATGCTCTACCTGTATTTGTTAAATTTGTTGATGAAATTGAGCATACCGATAatcataaaattaaaaagaccAGCTACAGTAACCAAATGTTACCACATGGTTCAGGTAATAATGAAACACTATATTTTCTGCGTaactataaaaaatatcaagaATTAACAGATAAGGACTGGgatgatattaaaaataatattataaaattgtaa